The following proteins come from a genomic window of Nostoc sp. ATCC 53789:
- a CDS encoding HNH endonuclease, whose translation MAAFFSDNENDIESILQINQTFQDDAVEIEKLIERGNLDTNPRLSLKRAVIRNAFFRTAIIRIYDYRCAFCGLKVTKKINQNIVDGAHIKPFSQFYNNKIHNGIALCKNHHWAFDRGWFAVDEQYKIIVSNNLEEVSPHAKPIKDFHGETILLPNKEQHFPELEALQWHRQNIFQA comes from the coding sequence GTGGCAGCTTTCTTTTCTGATAATGAAAATGATATAGAGTCTATTTTACAAATAAATCAAACCTTTCAGGATGACGCGGTAGAGATAGAAAAATTAATTGAAAGGGGAAATTTAGACACTAATCCAAGGTTGAGCTTGAAACGGGCAGTTATTAGAAATGCTTTTTTTAGGACAGCAATTATTCGTATATATGACTACAGATGTGCCTTTTGTGGGCTAAAAGTAACTAAAAAAATAAATCAAAATATTGTGGATGGCGCACACATCAAGCCATTTTCACAGTTTTATAATAATAAAATTCATAATGGAATTGCTCTTTGCAAAAATCATCATTGGGCATTTGATAGGGGTTGGTTTGCTGTAGATGAGCAATACAAAATCATAGTTAGCAATAATTTGGAAGAAGTATCTCCCCATGCTAAACCTATAAAAGATTTTCATGGTGAAACAATACTTCTACCAAATAAAGAGCAACACTTTCCAGAACTGGAAGCGCTGCAATGGCATCGCCAAAATATATTTCAAGCATAA
- a CDS encoding transposase translates to MKKIPQTDAIFENVFRENQASDENHKSLRVSIDTKAKVKIGNLSRGGKARTLEAKAADDHDTQWQEVLVPFGILNTHSQQLSIYFGQSAETSDFIVDCLTAWWHENQHNYLELDEWVIDLDGGAATRSDRTQFIKRMVELSDAINLRIRLIYYPPYHSKYNPIERCWATLENYWNGAILDSVETALHWASNMTWKGIAPIVHLVETTYEKGIKVLSQELEQYQPFWQRSETLPKWDITIVPV, encoded by the coding sequence TTGAAAAAGATTCCCCAAACAGATGCCATATTTGAGAATGTGTTCCGGGAGAATCAGGCATCAGATGAGAATCACAAATCGTTGAGAGTGTCTATTGATACTAAAGCCAAAGTGAAGATTGGGAACCTTTCTAGAGGTGGTAAAGCCCGGACACTGGAGGCAAAAGCCGCTGATGACCACGATACACAGTGGCAAGAAGTCTTAGTTCCATTTGGTATTCTCAACACACACAGCCAGCAGCTATCAATTTACTTCGGTCAGTCGGCTGAAACTAGTGATTTTATTGTCGATTGTTTAACCGCTTGGTGGCATGAGAATCAACACAATTACCTTGAGCTTGATGAATGGGTGATTGATCTCGATGGCGGTGCGGCGACTCGCAGTGACCGCACACAATTTATCAAACGCATGGTTGAACTGTCTGATGCGATTAATTTAAGAATCCGACTGATTTACTATCCTCCCTACCATAGCAAGTACAATCCGATAGAACGGTGTTGGGCTACTTTAGAAAACTATTGGAATGGCGCGATTTTAGATTCTGTTGAAACCGCACTACATTGGGCTTCTAATATGACTTGGAAAGGTATTGCACCCATTGTACATCTGGTTGAAACCACCTATGAAAAAGGAATTAAGGTTCTTTCACAAGAGTTAGAACAATATCAACCTTTCTGGCAACGTTCTGAAACATTACCCAAATGGGATATCACGATTGTCCCAGTTTGA
- a CDS encoding DGQHR domain-containing protein, with amino-acid sequence MKDSASDPTADIAREYLERENKEKQVLALLLEKFLGRKDQILVQKTEMGGTEAYVSSVTLEWFAGRVHFASGLPLFQKKYNPETDNVEIDADSIDEIQQRPLDWSRQAPLVQYLAARQNHKFPPVLVVINQPWVDNPKAAEWDNEGRATKSTTDFIPLDKDAKVGLLNISEDDVTIYALDGQHRLMGVQGLMELIKTRKLQRYKKDKGADDSFITVNDLIEKYQVDLAYLQNLPKEKIGIEFICAVAPGETRTEARRRVRSIFVHVNLMAAPLTKGQLTQLNEDDGFAIVARKIAVTHPLLEQRQERNPRVNWNSATVASNSTVLTTLQALQDMSERYLAQKFPHWKPLEKGLIPMRPEDEELEQGIEEFKKLFDSLASLSSYKILEHEDTPALRRFSFEKDGGEGNMLFRPVAQVALAQALGILVFKKGFSLADIFKKLRKFDQQGGFSGMEYPQSLWYGVLYDPNKKRVQVAGRDLAAKLLVYILGGIQEQMERAELRKALADARTVEDKTIGFDGKFVEPKAVGLPPIL; translated from the coding sequence ATGAAAGATAGTGCATCTGACCCAACGGCTGACATCGCTAGAGAGTACCTGGAACGAGAAAACAAGGAAAAACAGGTACTAGCTTTACTCCTGGAGAAGTTTTTAGGGAGAAAAGATCAGATTCTCGTTCAAAAAACCGAGATGGGTGGTACTGAGGCTTATGTTAGTTCTGTTACCTTGGAATGGTTTGCAGGTCGGGTTCACTTCGCCTCTGGCTTACCTCTGTTTCAAAAAAAGTATAATCCTGAGACTGATAATGTCGAAATTGATGCGGATAGTATTGATGAAATTCAGCAGCGTCCCCTAGATTGGTCACGTCAAGCACCGCTAGTGCAGTATTTAGCAGCTCGACAAAATCACAAGTTTCCGCCAGTGCTAGTAGTAATTAATCAACCGTGGGTGGATAATCCCAAAGCTGCTGAGTGGGATAACGAAGGACGCGCCACAAAGTCTACTACTGATTTTATACCCTTAGATAAAGACGCTAAAGTAGGTCTGCTAAATATTTCTGAGGATGATGTGACTATTTATGCACTAGATGGTCAACACCGATTAATGGGGGTACAGGGGTTGATGGAGTTAATTAAAACTCGCAAACTCCAGCGCTATAAAAAAGATAAAGGTGCTGATGACAGTTTTATTACAGTCAATGATTTGATAGAAAAGTACCAAGTAGACCTTGCTTACTTGCAAAATTTACCCAAGGAAAAAATTGGGATTGAGTTCATCTGTGCGGTAGCGCCTGGGGAAACTCGCACCGAGGCGAGGCGGAGGGTGAGATCGATTTTTGTTCATGTCAATCTGATGGCTGCACCCTTGACTAAAGGTCAGCTAACACAGTTGAATGAAGATGATGGTTTTGCGATCGTTGCTAGAAAAATTGCAGTTACACATCCACTATTAGAACAACGACAAGAGCGCAATCCCCGTGTTAATTGGAATAGTGCAACAGTGGCTTCTAATTCTACAGTTTTGACCACTTTGCAAGCTCTTCAAGATATGTCTGAGCGATATTTGGCTCAAAAGTTCCCTCACTGGAAACCTTTGGAGAAAGGTCTAATTCCCATGCGTCCAGAGGATGAAGAACTTGAGCAGGGAATTGAGGAATTTAAAAAGCTATTTGATTCTTTGGCTAGTCTTTCTAGTTATAAGATTTTAGAACATGAGGATACACCAGCTTTACGGCGCTTCAGCTTTGAGAAAGATGGAGGTGAAGGAAATATGCTTTTCCGTCCAGTTGCTCAAGTTGCATTAGCGCAAGCTTTGGGAATTTTGGTTTTTAAAAAAGGTTTTTCCCTGGCAGATATTTTTAAGAAACTGCGGAAGTTTGACCAGCAAGGTGGTTTTAGTGGTATGGAATATCCTCAATCTCTCTGGTATGGGGTTTTGTATGACCCAAATAAAAAGCGGGTGCAGGTTGCTGGACGAGATTTAGCGGCGAAATTATTGGTTTACATTCTGGGTGGAATTCAGGAACAGATGGAACGTGCTGAACTTCGTAAGGCTTTGGCGGATGCTAGGACTGTGGAAGATAAAACTATAGGTTTTGATGGTAAGTTTGTTGAACCGAAAGCAGTAGGACTTCCACCTATCCTGTAA
- the tnpA gene encoding IS200/IS605 family transposase encodes MRSSFTQLYVHYVWATWDRLPIITPDIQKEVFGAIIRECEQLKCTVIAIGGIEDHVHLLTGFSPTISISELVKQIKGSSSHFITHEIKPGEFFKWQGSYGAFTVSHDAIDNIANYIRNQATHHSQKSLIPTWELTPK; translated from the coding sequence ATGAGATCAAGTTTTACGCAATTGTATGTGCATTATGTTTGGGCGACTTGGGATAGATTGCCCATAATTACACCTGATATTCAGAAGGAAGTTTTCGGGGCAATTATTCGGGAATGTGAACAGTTAAAGTGTACCGTAATTGCTATTGGTGGTATTGAAGATCATGTCCATCTGCTAACGGGTTTTTCGCCAACCATCAGTATCTCTGAATTAGTTAAACAAATTAAGGGAAGTTCTTCCCATTTCATTACCCACGAAATCAAGCCAGGTGAGTTTTTTAAATGGCAAGGTAGCTATGGAGCTTTTACAGTGAGTCACGATGCTATTGATAATATAGCCAATTACATCAGAAACCAAGCTACCCACCATAGCCAAAAATCACTTATTCCCACCTGGGAACTAACTCCAAAATAA
- a CDS encoding DNA phosphorothioation system restriction enzyme, translating to MYLTKNPVQQLPTFRLKLPFARESKGSYYTQPLPGCPRMPPSLQLRQYQHQAIASWFTNNGRGTLKMATGSGKTITALAIACELYQQINLQVLVVVCPYRHLVTQWARECEKFNLQPILAFENLRTWQSQLSTQIYNLRSGSQRFVTVITTNSTLIGDGFQSQLKYFPAKTLIIGDEAHNLGAPKLEESLPRSVGLRLALSATPERYFDDFGTQSLFDYFGPVLQPEFTLRDAIAQGALVHYLYYPVLVELTEAESIAYLKLTKRIGRSLLYRGRENGEVGFEDNEDLKPLLMQRARLIGAAENKLNALRDLMITRRETTHTLFYCSDGSQDAGQRSSLRQLKAVAKILGVDLGYKVSTYTAQTTLQEREILRHQFESGELQGLVAIRCLDEGVDIPAIQTAVILSSSGNPRQFIQRRGRVLRPHPGKERATIFDMIVLPPDLDRETIEVERNLLKKELRRFVEFADLADNAGVARMKLLDLQKRYGLLDI from the coding sequence ATGTACCTGACGAAAAATCCAGTGCAGCAACTGCCCACTTTCCGGTTGAAATTACCGTTTGCAAGGGAAAGTAAGGGCAGTTATTACACGCAACCATTACCAGGATGCCCAAGAATGCCTCCGTCTCTGCAATTGCGGCAATATCAGCACCAAGCGATCGCTAGCTGGTTTACCAACAATGGCAGAGGGACGCTGAAAATGGCTACTGGTAGTGGTAAAACCATTACTGCATTAGCGATCGCTTGTGAATTATATCAGCAGATTAATTTACAAGTTCTGGTGGTGGTATGTCCCTACCGCCATCTCGTCACCCAATGGGCGCGAGAATGTGAAAAATTTAATTTGCAACCCATCTTAGCTTTTGAGAATTTACGCACTTGGCAAAGTCAACTTTCTACCCAAATTTATAATCTGCGTTCTGGTTCTCAACGATTTGTCACGGTAATTACTACGAACTCCACTTTAATTGGAGATGGTTTTCAGTCTCAACTCAAATATTTTCCCGCGAAAACTTTAATTATTGGGGATGAGGCGCATAATTTAGGCGCACCCAAGTTAGAAGAAAGTTTACCGCGCAGTGTGGGGTTGAGACTGGCTTTGTCTGCCACACCAGAGAGATATTTTGATGATTTTGGGACGCAATCTCTATTTGATTATTTTGGCCCAGTTCTCCAGCCAGAGTTTACCTTGAGGGATGCGATCGCTCAAGGTGCTTTGGTACATTATCTGTATTATCCGGTGCTAGTAGAGCTAACTGAAGCAGAAAGTATTGCCTATTTAAAGTTAACTAAAAGAATTGGGCGATCGCTACTATATAGAGGACGAGAAAATGGCGAAGTGGGATTTGAAGATAATGAAGATTTAAAGCCGTTATTGATGCAAAGAGCAAGATTAATTGGGGCGGCGGAAAATAAATTAAATGCTTTGCGAGATTTAATGATCACTCGCCGCGAAACTACTCACACACTTTTTTATTGTAGTGATGGTTCCCAAGATGCAGGACAACGTTCATCTCTACGCCAACTCAAAGCTGTTGCTAAAATTCTCGGAGTAGATTTAGGGTACAAGGTAAGTACCTATACAGCCCAAACAACTTTACAAGAACGAGAAATTTTACGGCATCAATTTGAAAGCGGTGAGTTGCAGGGTTTAGTCGCAATTCGTTGTTTAGATGAAGGTGTTGATATTCCAGCAATTCAAACTGCGGTGATTTTATCAAGTTCTGGTAATCCGCGCCAGTTTATTCAGCGAAGGGGGCGAGTTTTACGCCCTCATCCTGGTAAAGAACGGGCCACTATATTTGACATGATTGTTTTGCCACCAGATTTAGATCGAGAAACTATCGAAGTTGAGCGCAATTTATTGAAAAAGGAATTGCGTCGCTTTGTAGAGTTTGCTGATTTAGCTGATAATGCAGGCGTTGCAAGAATGAAGTTACTTGATTTGCAAAAGCGCTATGGTTTATTAGATATTTGA
- the dndC gene encoding DNA phosphorothioation system sulfurtransferase DndC: MTTAQQAENKNQQTRTVAELVDYIQALTIEIQELYCLDEIPWVVGYSGGKDSTATLQLIWNAIAALPVEKRKKIIHVITTDTLVENPVVSVWVRKSLERMKVAAQEQKMPIEPHLLHPEIKETFWVSLIGKGYPTPRGKFRWCTDRLKIHPSNHFIRDVVRVNGEVILVLGTRKAESIKRAISMEKHQAGSLKDRLVSEISSPTSLLYHSASLPNSLIYSPIEDWRTDEVWIYLNQWQNPWEYSNKDLFTMYRGATADNECPLVVDTSTASCGDSRFGCWVCTIVSKDKSMEAMIQNDEEKEWMQPLLDIRNELDNRDDRDKRDFRRIWGEVQLFERHVDGETSIEPIHGPYTKYWREHWLRRLLEAQTKIRRTAPENMRDITLITLEEMSEIRRIWLEEKHEFDDSLPRIYQEVTGEEFQDPRPGADYSLLGRDEWIVLEEICEGDAMHLELMAKLLDTERQYRKKTRRVGIYETLEKCFNTSSRSPEDAIKNARLKRELSEAVSQGDVAKVKQMTLGDVPAINEVDEGDSDEEVTWASMKFKKKDSEE; encoded by the coding sequence ATGACTACAGCACAACAAGCAGAAAATAAAAACCAGCAAACACGTACTGTAGCAGAGTTAGTGGACTACATCCAAGCTCTCACCATTGAAATTCAAGAATTGTATTGTTTGGATGAGATACCTTGGGTGGTGGGCTATTCGGGCGGCAAAGATAGTACTGCTACCTTACAGCTTATCTGGAATGCGATCGCAGCACTACCAGTTGAAAAGCGAAAAAAGATTATTCATGTTATTACAACTGACACACTAGTAGAAAACCCTGTAGTCTCTGTTTGGGTACGCAAATCCTTAGAAAGGATGAAAGTTGCTGCTCAAGAACAGAAAATGCCCATTGAACCCCATTTATTACACCCAGAAATCAAAGAGACATTCTGGGTAAGCTTGATTGGTAAAGGTTATCCAACGCCACGAGGAAAATTTCGTTGGTGTACAGACCGTCTGAAAATTCATCCTTCTAATCACTTTATCCGTGATGTAGTTAGAGTAAATGGGGAAGTTATTCTTGTTTTAGGTACGCGCAAGGCTGAAAGTATCAAGCGTGCTATCTCAATGGAAAAACATCAAGCAGGTAGCCTAAAAGACCGCCTCGTTTCTGAGATAAGTTCACCTACATCTTTGCTTTACCATAGTGCAAGCTTACCTAATTCTTTAATTTATAGTCCTATTGAAGATTGGCGTACTGATGAAGTTTGGATTTACCTAAATCAGTGGCAAAATCCTTGGGAATATAGCAATAAAGACTTGTTCACCATGTATCGAGGTGCTACAGCAGATAATGAATGTCCTTTAGTTGTTGATACTTCTACTGCTAGCTGTGGTGATTCTCGATTTGGTTGCTGGGTTTGCACAATTGTTAGTAAAGATAAATCAATGGAGGCAATGATTCAAAATGATGAAGAAAAAGAATGGATGCAGCCTCTATTAGATATTCGCAATGAATTAGATAATAGAGATGACCGCGATAAAAGAGACTTCCGTCGCATCTGGGGAGAAGTCCAACTTTTTGAACGTCATGTAGATGGTGAAACTTCTATTGAACCAATTCATGGCCCCTATACCAAATATTGGCGGGAACATTGGCTAAGACGATTATTAGAAGCGCAAACAAAAATCCGTCGTACAGCGCCAGAAAATATGCGCGATATCACCCTAATTACTCTCGAAGAAATGAGCGAAATTCGTCGCATTTGGCTAGAAGAAAAACACGAATTTGATGATAGCTTACCCCGGATTTATCAAGAAGTGACAGGCGAAGAATTTCAAGACCCCCGTCCTGGTGCAGACTATAGCCTACTAGGTCGTGATGAATGGATAGTATTAGAAGAAATCTGTGAAGGTGACGCGATGCACTTGGAACTCATGGCGAAATTATTAGACACAGAACGCCAGTATCGCAAAAAGACTCGTCGCGTAGGAATATACGAAACTCTAGAAAAATGTTTTAATACGAGTTCCCGTTCTCCAGAAGATGCGATTAAAAATGCTCGTTTGAAACGCGAATTAAGCGAAGCAGTTAGTCAAGGTGATGTTGCAAAAGTCAAGCAGATGACTTTGGGCGATGTTCCAGCAATCAATGAAGTCGATGAAGGTGACAGCGATGAAGAAGTAACTTGGGCAAGTATGAAATTTAAAAAGAAAGATTCAGAAGAATAA
- a CDS encoding type II toxin-antitoxin system RelE/ParE family toxin, protein MSYEVKFSRGAKKQFRKLPIDVQQRIQTKINDLAIEPRPNGVKKLQGDDNSYRIRVGDYRVVYEIDDDVLIVTVIKVKHRSEIYKDES, encoded by the coding sequence GTGAGTTACGAAGTTAAATTTTCAAGGGGTGCGAAAAAGCAGTTTAGGAAACTACCTATAGACGTACAACAGCGCATACAAACTAAAATCAATGACTTGGCAATAGAACCGCGTCCAAACGGGGTAAAAAAATTACAAGGTGATGATAATTCATATCGTATTCGAGTAGGAGATTATCGAGTTGTTTATGAAATAGATGATGATGTTTTGATAGTGACTGTAATTAAAGTAAAACATCGTAGCGAGATTTATAAAGATGAAAGTTAG
- a CDS encoding Uma2 family endonuclease: MVASPDGNYMSPQEYLEWEEHQEIKYEYIDGEVFAMTGGTLPHTTIALNLASALKTHLRGSECLPFMADAKVGVSEKGPFHYPDVVVSCDERDKQAIQFLQYPCLIVEVLSPSTEAYDRGTKFTRYRRIQTLQEYVLIDAEKIGLDCFRLNDRGLWELHPYEEGDEVHLTSVDFHFPISLVYENVQFPT; encoded by the coding sequence ATGGTTGCGAGTCCAGATGGAAATTATATGTCTCCCCAAGAATACCTGGAATGGGAAGAACACCAAGAAATTAAATATGAATATATTGATGGTGAAGTTTTCGCCATGACTGGGGGTACTCTTCCCCATACAACTATTGCTTTAAACTTAGCTTCAGCGTTAAAAACTCATCTAAGAGGGAGTGAGTGTCTTCCCTTTATGGCGGATGCGAAAGTAGGTGTATCTGAGAAGGGGCCTTTTCATTATCCCGATGTTGTGGTGAGTTGCGATGAACGCGATAAACAAGCTATTCAGTTTCTCCAATATCCTTGTTTAATTGTTGAAGTTCTTTCCCCAAGTACGGAAGCTTACGACCGAGGTACAAAATTTACGCGGTATCGTCGCATTCAGACTTTGCAAGAATATGTCCTCATCGATGCTGAAAAAATTGGTTTAGATTGCTTCCGGTTAAATGATAGAGGACTCTGGGAGTTACATCCTTATGAAGAAGGGGATGAAGTTCATTTAACTAGTGTTGATTTTCACTTTCCTATTTCTTTGGTTTATGAGAATGTTCAGTTTCCAACCTGA
- a CDS encoding AAA family ATPase: MKLTSIKLCNFRSFYGTTPEMLLAGGDVENTTIIHGNNGSGKTSLLNAFTWVLYEKFSAAFASIEQLVNKRAIAEAQKGQAVECWVEIGWEHEGKRYRVKRACRGYKNESDFDAGKTQLTMWVGADDGKWNIPTQQPDDIINQILPATLHQYFFFDGERIEEIVRSDKKAEIAEATKIFLGVEVINRSIRHLGDAKKTLENELKAIGDSETKQLLRQQEKIERERERITKRQTEIKEELEYQQTFKKETSNRLRELSAAKELQERWQDLESQKAANQEEYKKTKEALKKVISARGYTVLLSETTSQFRGIINDLKQRGELTSGISREFVNDLLNSQRCICGAELHEGNHSHTHVSTWLNKAGSSAVEETAIRMIAQVDEIDKQAIGFWEEVDREQSRINQLRQSISQIEGDLDNIQERLRKDANEEISSLQKRLDEIESKIDELNREQGANQQQIAQLTTEIEGLNKQIAKQKLNEDKQTLAQRRINATQDAIERLTEVRNRQEQQFRLQLEKRVQEIFMEISVTPYIPKISDKYELTLVENTTGIEAPVAASTGENQILSLSFIASIIDKVREWSEKRKMMMIPDSSTFPIVMDSPFGSLDENSRRHIAKTIPQLANQLIVLVTKTQWRGEVETEMTDRIGREYVLTYYSSKPDCEQDYIELGEERYPLVKQSPNEFEYTEIIAVERNG, translated from the coding sequence ATGAAGCTGACTTCAATCAAGCTATGCAACTTTCGCTCCTTTTATGGTACGACACCAGAGATGCTCCTCGCTGGTGGAGATGTTGAGAACACGACGATTATTCATGGTAATAATGGCTCTGGAAAAACCAGTTTACTAAATGCCTTTACTTGGGTATTATATGAAAAATTTAGTGCAGCATTTGCGTCGATAGAACAGTTAGTTAATAAGCGTGCGATCGCAGAAGCTCAAAAAGGTCAAGCTGTAGAATGTTGGGTAGAGATTGGCTGGGAACATGAAGGTAAACGCTATCGAGTTAAACGCGCCTGTCGGGGTTACAAAAACGAAAGTGATTTTGATGCTGGCAAAACTCAATTAACCATGTGGGTTGGTGCAGATGATGGCAAATGGAATATACCAACTCAGCAACCAGACGATATAATTAATCAAATTTTACCCGCTACTTTACATCAATATTTTTTCTTTGACGGCGAACGAATTGAAGAAATAGTCCGTTCTGATAAAAAAGCTGAAATTGCCGAAGCTACAAAAATTTTCTTGGGTGTGGAAGTAATCAACCGTTCCATCAGACATTTGGGAGATGCTAAAAAAACTCTAGAAAATGAGTTAAAAGCTATTGGTGATTCTGAAACCAAACAACTATTACGACAGCAAGAAAAGATAGAACGCGAACGCGAACGCATTACCAAACGGCAAACGGAAATTAAAGAAGAGTTAGAATATCAACAAACTTTTAAAAAAGAGACAAGCAACCGTTTGCGAGAACTGAGTGCTGCTAAGGAATTACAAGAAAGATGGCAGGATTTAGAATCGCAGAAAGCGGCAAATCAAGAAGAATATAAAAAAACCAAAGAAGCGCTAAAAAAAGTTATTTCCGCGCGTGGTTATACAGTTTTACTTTCAGAAACTACATCCCAGTTCCGAGGAATTATCAATGATTTGAAGCAGCGCGGCGAGTTAACATCAGGAATTTCGCGGGAATTTGTAAATGATTTACTCAATTCTCAGCGCTGTATTTGTGGTGCAGAATTACACGAGGGTAATCATTCTCATACTCATGTGAGTACGTGGTTAAATAAAGCCGGTTCTTCGGCGGTAGAAGAAACTGCAATTCGGATGATAGCACAAGTAGACGAAATTGATAAGCAAGCTATAGGATTTTGGGAAGAAGTTGATAGAGAACAAAGTAGAATTAATCAGTTAAGGCAAAGCATATCTCAAATTGAAGGGGATTTAGACAATATTCAAGAAAGGTTGCGAAAAGACGCTAATGAAGAAATTAGCAGTTTACAAAAACGCTTAGATGAAATTGAAAGTAAAATTGATGAATTAAATAGAGAACAAGGTGCAAATCAGCAGCAAATTGCTCAACTCACAACTGAAATTGAAGGTTTAAATAAACAAATTGCCAAGCAAAAGCTGAATGAAGACAAGCAAACTTTAGCACAGCGACGAATTAACGCTACTCAAGATGCAATCGAACGGTTGACAGAAGTTAGAAATCGTCAAGAACAACAATTTCGCCTGCAACTAGAAAAGCGAGTACAAGAAATATTTATGGAGATTTCTGTGACTCCATATATTCCTAAAATTAGCGATAAATATGAACTGACATTAGTAGAAAATACTACAGGTATAGAAGCACCAGTTGCAGCATCTACCGGTGAGAATCAAATTCTCAGTTTATCCTTTATTGCCAGCATTATTGACAAAGTACGGGAATGGAGTGAGAAGAGAAAAATGATGATGATTCCCGATAGTAGCACTTTCCCAATTGTCATGGATTCACCCTTTGGTAGTTTGGATGAGAATTCGCGGCGACACATTGCGAAGACAATTCCCCAATTAGCGAATCAGTTGATAGTTTTAGTAACTAAAACTCAGTGGCGGGGTGAAGTTGAAACGGAAATGACAGACAGAATTGGTAGAGAATATGTGCTTACGTATTATTCTTCTAAGCCTGATTGCGAACAAGATTATATTGAGTTGGGTGAAGAAAGATATCCTTTGGTGAAACAAAGTCCGAATGAGTTTGAATATACGGAAATTATCGCAGTTGAACGGAATGGGTAA
- a CDS encoding DNA phosphorothioation-associated protein 4 has product MAANRIRVAKDKAELVKSLVASKDTTGPFQTYVEVMVFAAALGVKNKKRVPLGETTKREPSPIPQENFASLGYDLIIKLLGITETKDINILSSREEQDEDKRTQIFEEYANAGLEILQNELRGSVDYSERLLLVLISEKGTKEQLEEEFDLSKFLT; this is encoded by the coding sequence ATGGCTGCAAATAGAATCAGGGTTGCTAAAGATAAGGCTGAGTTGGTGAAATCTCTAGTCGCATCAAAAGACACAACTGGGCCTTTTCAAACTTATGTAGAAGTTATGGTGTTTGCAGCAGCATTGGGCGTTAAAAATAAAAAGCGTGTTCCTTTGGGGGAAACTACAAAAAGAGAACCATCTCCAATTCCACAAGAAAATTTTGCTTCATTGGGTTATGACCTAATCATTAAATTATTAGGAATCACTGAAACTAAAGATATCAACATACTTTCATCTAGAGAAGAACAAGATGAAGATAAACGTACTCAAATATTTGAAGAGTATGCTAACGCAGGACTAGAAATTTTACAAAACGAGTTGCGCGGTTCTGTTGACTACTCAGAGCGACTTTTATTAGTTCTGATTTCTGAAAAAGGAACAAAAGAACAGCTAGAAGAAGAATTTGATCTCAGTAAATTCTTAACTTAA